CGACACGGTCGTGCGCGGCCAGCGCCTCGCGGTGGTCGAGGCGATGAAGATGGAGCACGCGCTCACCGCCCCCAGCGACGGCATCGTCGCCGAGGTCGCGGGGCAAGCCGGCCAGCAGGTCGCCGAGGGCGCCCGCCTGATCACCCTGACCACGGAGGACGCCGCGTGAGCACGATTCCGGCTTCGACCCACCCGCGCGGCGGGCTGTACTTCGAGGATTTCGAGGTCGGCGCCACGCTCCGCCATCGCCTCACCCGCACGGTGACGCAGATGGACAACATGCTTTTTTCCAACATGACGCTCAATCCGCAACCGCTCCACATCGACGCGCATTTCTGCGCCACCGAGACGGAGTGGGGCAAACCCCTGATGAACTCGCTGTTCACGCTGGGGCTGATGATCGGCATCTCGGTCAACGACACCACGGTCGGCACCACCATCGGCAATCTCGGCATGACCGAGACCCGCTTCCCCGCGCCGCTCTTCGAGGGCGACACGGTGAGCGTGACGACGGAGGTCGTCGCCAAGCGCGAATCGCGCTCGCGCCCGACCGCCGGCATCGTCGACCTCGTCCACCGCGCCTACAATCAGGACGGCACGCTGGTGGCGGAATGCCGCCGCCAGGCGATGATGCGCAAGCGACCGGTGGCGGAGGCTTGAGACGATGCGCTCGCTGCTGTTCGTCCCCGGCGATTCCCCCCGCAAGCAGGAGAAGGGCCTGGAGGTCGGCGCCGACGCCCTGATCCTCGACCTGGAGGATTCCGTCGCGCTCGCCGAGAAGCCGAAGGCCCGCGAGGTCGCGGCCGGCTTCCTGGCGCGGATGCGGGATCGGGCCACGCGCCCGAAACTCTATGTCCGGGTCAACGCCCTCGATACCGGCCTCACCGAGGACGACCTCGCCGCGGTGATGCCGCACGCCCCCGACGGGATCATGCTGCCGAAGGCCGAGGGGGGCCTGAGCGTGGCGCATCTCGGCGCGCGTCTGGCGGTCCACGAGGCCGAATACGGGTTGGAGGACGGCGCCACCCGCATCCTGCCGATCGCCACCGAGACGGCCCGGGCGGTCTTCGCGCTCCAGAGCCTGCCGGGAGCGAGCCCGCGGCTCTCCGGCATCACCTGGGGGGCGGAGGACCTCTCCGCCGACATCGGCGCCGAGACCAACAGGGCTGAGGACGGTGCCTGGACCGCCCCGTTCGCGCTCGCCCGCAACCTGACCCTGATGGCGGCGGCCGCCTCGGAGGTGGACGCCATCGACACCATCAACGCCCAGTTTCGCGACCTCGACGGCCTGGCGCGCGAGTGCCGGGCGGCGCGCCGCGACGGGTTCGTCGGCAAGATGGCGATCCATCCGGCGCAAGTTTCGGTCATCAACGAGGCCTTCACGCCGACCGAGGCCGCCCTCGCCCAGGCCCGCCAGGTCGTGGCCGCCTTCGCGCAATCGCCGGGGGTCGGCGTGGTCGGGATCGACGGCGAGATGTTCGATCGGCCGCACCTGCGCCGGGCGGAGCGGCTGCTGGCGCGGGTGGGGTGAGGCGGGGAGACCCGCACCGCGCTCGACGCCGTTCTGAAGGAGAGAGGCGTCTAGAGCGCTTCACGATCGCATTGCAATCGCGAAGCTCTCTAGGTCTTTGATCTCGCCGCATTTTCTGCGACGAACCGGTATCCACTTCGTCGGAAAATGCTCTAGACTGATTATGATCATGCAGACCTGATGCAGGATCCGCGTGATCTCGACCGCCTAGGCCTGTGACTCCGTGGCGGTGCCGGCCCTCTCACGGGACTTCGAGCGGGGCGACACTCATCCTGAGGCCGAGACGGTTCAACAGATCGATCACGGCGGTCAGTTGCGGCGCTCCCGCCTGCACCTCGCCGCGAGCGAGGCCGCGGGCCCGTGCGACGGCGTCGAGCGCGCGGGCGACCAGGGCTGGATCGTCCTCGGCGAGCGCGGCGTCGAGATAGGCGGCGATCCGTTCTGGGCTATCGAGGTAGTCCGCCGTATCGTAGGGGGTGAGCAAGACATCGGTCATGGGCGTCACCATCGACATTCAGAGAGAAGCTGCCAAGGCCTTCGCTCGGCGGATATCGCGCGGCGGAGAGGATTTGTCACCGCCGCACGGGAGAATGACCATCTCCTCGCCGCGACGCACGAAATAGACTCCATACCCGGGGCCGCCATGAATGCGCATTTCGCTCACGCCATCGCCAACAGGTGCCACGTCGCCCGGATTCCCGAGTGCCAGCCGAACGATTCTTTTCGCGATCTGAGCGAACGCCGTCGCATCGCGCAGCCTTGAGAACCACGCCGCGAATTCGGAATGCTGCCGTATGCGCGCCATGACGTTGCGACAGTTGCCGCTCTCGGCTTGCCGGGCCTCGGATCGACGGGCAACGACGCCGACGGTACCGTGATCACGAATCCTTCGTTTCAATCGTGACGCACCGCGCGACCAACGCGCGGGCTTCAGGGAGTACGCCGCATATGCCACGCCACGAAGCCCCTCAGACTCCCGAATCCACCCTGTTCGCCCGCCTCCCGGCCGCCCTCGCCGCCGCCCGTCAGGCCCCCGCCTACGCCGCCCACCTCGCAGGCCTCGACCCCGCCGCCGTGACCGACCGGGCGGCGCTCGCCCGCCTGCCGGTCCTGCGCAAGGGCGAGATGCCGGCGCGCCAGCGCGAGGCGCTGCCCTTCGGCGGCTTCGTGCCGGGGGCGGCCGGGGCGTTTCCACGCCTCTTCACCTCGCCCGGACCGATCTTCGAGCCGCAGCGGGCGGGCGAGGACCCGTGGGGCGGGGCCCCGGCGCTCGCCGCCGCGGGGTTCACGGCCGGCGAGGTGGTGCTCAACACCTTCGGCTATCACCTGACGCCGGGCGGCTTCATCTTCGATACC
This sequence is a window from Methylobacterium sp. SyP6R. Protein-coding genes within it:
- a CDS encoding MaoC family dehydratase translates to MSTIPASTHPRGGLYFEDFEVGATLRHRLTRTVTQMDNMLFSNMTLNPQPLHIDAHFCATETEWGKPLMNSLFTLGLMIGISVNDTTVGTTIGNLGMTETRFPAPLFEGDTVSVTTEVVAKRESRSRPTAGIVDLVHRAYNQDGTLVAECRRQAMMRKRPVAEA
- a CDS encoding HpcH/HpaI aldolase/citrate lyase family protein, yielding MRSLLFVPGDSPRKQEKGLEVGADALILDLEDSVALAEKPKAREVAAGFLARMRDRATRPKLYVRVNALDTGLTEDDLAAVMPHAPDGIMLPKAEGGLSVAHLGARLAVHEAEYGLEDGATRILPIATETARAVFALQSLPGASPRLSGITWGAEDLSADIGAETNRAEDGAWTAPFALARNLTLMAAAASEVDAIDTINAQFRDLDGLARECRAARRDGFVGKMAIHPAQVSVINEAFTPTEAALAQARQVVAAFAQSPGVGVVGIDGEMFDRPHLRRAERLLARVG
- a CDS encoding helix-turn-helix domain-containing transcriptional regulator, encoding MSMVTPMTDVLLTPYDTADYLDSPERIAAYLDAALAEDDPALVARALDAVARARGLARGEVQAGAPQLTAVIDLLNRLGLRMSVAPLEVP
- a CDS encoding type II toxin-antitoxin system RelE/ParE family toxin, which codes for MARIRQHSEFAAWFSRLRDATAFAQIAKRIVRLALGNPGDVAPVGDGVSEMRIHGGPGYGVYFVRRGEEMVILPCGGDKSSPPRDIRRAKALAASL